One part of the Oncorhynchus clarkii lewisi isolate Uvic-CL-2024 chromosome 7, UVic_Ocla_1.0, whole genome shotgun sequence genome encodes these proteins:
- the LOC139413489 gene encoding rootletin-like isoform X2, with protein sequence MSDTENYSSGSKLESVIQRVEESVLSEEKRLTVRGASPEDPTTCLPARVREIVTKNLNESSPGTRFSVMSVQEENRVLQVELGRLEDLLAHSKADRDELAIKYSAISERLEHALCLETGDGEQDSPESRSLAQQNVDLRRRLDEEQAAYKRKLTAYQEGQQRQAQLVQKLQAKVLQYKKRCGDLEQTLVEKSSELEQHRLSGRCDLSSNSHRGEEVDPCCDLENALIRLEEEQQRSSSLSAVNAMLREQLEQAGHANEALSQDIRRLTADWSKSREELEQRESDWRREEESFHSYFSSEHSRLLCLWQQVVGFLRQVSELKSATERDLSDMRNELVQTSHSIQSSCSGLSSTMRNREGGAALALEREVALRGQLELQLRERVAEMMSLQTRTDAERAELNARLSDAVQEWERLKGQTEERDRDMASLTRRLEEQNGNDETDMQVMRAHTETLLDTLRDITQTVLSDGDSSSEADQENTGAPLLALLRGSSPHRSSSSRRSISPRRYSSLAPVPEASLSALRSAVNSRHLQLQEVRGCLSSAHSSLQTLRRQLAEAESAKREAEQRSRTLQGERDGFQIEKDTTQRERERLKQDRDTLASEKMAVEKAAQTALIKAQILQMDCEKLQQAVTSAQRERDHEREEKEAVLQERDRAKAETERVQKQWEQSESRASVQRGELSVVRETHHQAEVEKQLLEGEKAQLTEALNRAESSHAELSLLVNKLHSEKAALQDSLAKMGSMNEGLAQDKSDLNSIICQLEEEKAHLQAQKREAEQEKLTIRDELVRVEQDRLELDTARLALHQSLQESELSRVVMEAELQSLRADRVKLQDKVTQLCGEVSSLGAELGMARSEEQRQGVALEEIGRGRVELARERAGLVVQLTASERENTNLTEELATFRSEREALETSLFEEQQQLVQLESGREQLETEIQSLRLRCETNTAELRRVRADGENALAQSEREREALSQALSSNQQEFQQALRTTITDHQEEAERLTAEKEALRHSLESEQEGALRRVRQEAEEQLLRAERDREDLRDEVRSLQHDRDQSLLQAETEKQQMLSLKEAEKAVLSERVSILLAELGTAALELDRLAREAAHYKDQERASVGALTIELLELRSQLEDADSVHDRELHRLQENCTDLQTHTDIALKELEGCRASLSASEESRDQVRRDMMEMERRLNQTRDTGEGYRRDGVELRRTLGDVTKERDTLSLSNAQLRETLRSADTERISVKRQCEEKEQRLAVLEESLSSAQREVAELRSCLREVERSRLEARRELQEIRRQVKVLDGEKEQKGKEVAELQTRLSLEEQREEERGRAMFSLKQKLVEADTAMTSIKKELSILQRRLTESESGCRGCERELTAQLQEARGCEKKLQDEARNLSLRAQTAQDSLTLSSLQLSEAQGRLAATEAELARSEAGRRELEFRLGSLQSALTRTLGIGVGGRSSASWGRSPRGSSPAASHSSITRHRSLSPLRCSLSPPKDFGGSTPDNTLGCSRQISPERGDTPMSLPELDPETLRCGLRDFLQELRDSRRDRDEARCQLGALQSVLEEMTGERDSAQNHLSQLHNTLQECQEGKRGVDGRLSSTQAMLQQQEETVRRGERERRALTDRVKVLERALQTAETERKHTQDQLSKQRAGEVRLEAERRRLQEALETAEARGTRVELGRRSLEGELHRLKLSLGDREAESQAAQERHDILLKQVAEGESRVTSLQREVERLSQALSKVHEGEACLREKTQNLSQSLQEATAAHSATQGRLVALQKTLGLAEQDRRHLQERVDVARASLAEGKRGMVVLTERVQSLQTELTQSELRRGELEAELAHTQETLRQRSTSLTEAQYSAQSAQAERAAAEERLRGLQRAVAVLETEKKDAERQAVRLEKDKNALRNTLDKVERQKLKTEEGSMRLSAEKGLLDRSLTTAEQELQNAQRQIALLQAQLAEMEQSHSESESSVLQHDEVLREAEKLRVTQRELERILAARDRAHRHRVKGLEEQVSTLKEQLQQEMSRKQPSLPTSLISGGN encoded by the exons ATGAGCGACACGGAAAATTACAGCTCGGGTTCCAAATTGGAATCTGTAATACAG agggtggaggagagtgTGCTGTCTGAGGAGAAGAGGCTGACGGTCCGAGGTGCTTCCCCAGAAGACCCAACTACGTGTCTACCTGCACGGGTACGAGAGATTGTCACCAAGAACCTCAACGAGAGCT cacCAGGTACCAGGTTCTCAGTGATGTCTGTCCAAGAGGAGAACCGGGTgctgcaggtagagctgggaaGGCTGGAAGACCTGCTGGCCCATAGCAAGGCGGACCGCGATGAGCTGGCTATCAAATACAGCGCAATCAGCGAGAGg CTAGAGCATGCGCTCTGCCTGGAGACGGGTGACGGGGAGCAGGATTCACCAGAGTCTCGCAGCCTGGCTCAGCAGAATGTGGACCTGCGCCGGCGTCTGGATGAGGAGCAAGCGGCCTACAAGCGTAAACTCACAGCCTACCAGGAGGGCCAGCAGAGACAGGCTCAGCTGGTGCAGAAGCTGCAGGCCAAG gtcctgcagtacaaGAAGAGGTGTGGAGATCTAGAGCAGACTCTAGTGGAGAAGTCCTCGGAGCTGGAGCAGCACAGACTGAGT GGTCGTTGTGATCTGTCCAGCAACAGTCACCGCGGAGAAGAGGTGGATCCATGCTGCGACTTGGAAAATGCTCTGATCCGGTTGGAGGAGGAGCAGCAAAG GAGCAGCAGTCTGTCTGCAGTGAACGCCATGCTGAGAGAGCAGTTGGAGCAGGCAGGACACGCCAATGAGGCACTCAGCCAGGACATACGCAGGCTCACTGCTGATTGGTCTAAATCCAGGGAGGAGCTGGAGCAGAGGGAGTCTgattggaggagggaggaggag TCTTTCCACAGTTATTTCAGCAGTGAGCACAGTCGTCTACTGTGCCTATGGCAACAGGTGGTGGGCTTCCTTAGGCAGGTGTCTGAGCTGAAGAGCGCTACAGAGAG AGACCTGTCTGACATGCGTAACGAGCTGGTACAGACCTCCCACTCTATCCAGTCATCCTGCTCCGGCCTGTCCTCCACGATGCGCAACCGGGAGGGAGGGGCGGCCCTGGCTCTGGAGCGGGAGGTGGCGCTGCGGGGGCAGCTGGAGCTGCAGCTCAGAGAACGGGTGGCCGAGATGATGAGCCTGCAGACCAGGACAGACGCAGAGAGGGCCGAGCTCAACGCCAG actgTCAGATGCAGTGCAAGAGTGGGAGAGGCTGAAGGGgcagactgaggagagagacagagacatggccTCTCTGACCAGGAGACTGGAG GAGCAGAATGGCAACGATGAGACAGACATGCAAGTGATGAGAGCTCATACTGAAACACTGCTGGACACACTGAGAGACATCACACAG ACTGTCCTGTCCGATGGGGACTCGTCATCAGAGGCAGACCAGGAGAACACCGGAGCTCCTCTATTGGCTCTGCTCCGTGGCTCCTCCCCTCACCGCTCCTCGTCATCACGGCGATCCATCTCTCCCAGACGCTACTCCTCGTTGGCACCCGTCCCAGAAGCCAGCCTGTCTGCCCTGCGCTCTGCTGTCAACAGCAGACATCTCCAGCTGCAG GAGGTCCGGGGGTGCCTGTCCTCTGCCCATTCATCATTGCAGACACTGCGCAGACAGCTCGCAGAGGCGGAGTCAGCCAAGCGAGAGGCAGAGCAGCGCAGTCGGaccctgcagggagagagggatggatttcAGATAGAAAAAGacaccacgcagagagagagagaacgtctGAAACAAGACAGAGACACACTGGCTAG CGAGAAGATGGCTGTGGAGAAGGCAGCCCAGACAGCTCTGATCAAGGCCCAGATCCTGCAAATGGACTGTGAAAAGCTGCAGCAGGCCGTGACGTCGGCCCAGAGAGAGCGGGAtcacgagagagaggagaaggaggccgTACTGCAGGAGAGAGACCGAGCCAAGGCTGAGACCGAacgagt TCAGAAGCAGTGGGAGCAGAGTGAGAGCCGGGCGTCTGTCCAGCGAGGGGAGCTGTCTGTAGTGAGAGAGACCCACCACCAGGCGGAGGTAGAGAAGCAGCTGCTGGAGGGGGAGAAGGCCCAGCTCACTGAGGCTCTGAACCGG GCTGAGAGCAGTCATGCAGAGCTCTCTTTGCTGGTCAATAAGCTTCACTCTGAGAAGGCTGCCCTCCAAGACTCTCTGGCCAAGATGGGCAGCATGAACGAGGGCCTGGCCCAGGACAAgtctgacctcaactccatcatcTGCCAG ctggaggaggagaaggccCATCTGCAGGCCCAGAAGCGTGAGGCGGAGCAGGAGAAGCTGACCATCAGAGATGAGCTGGTCCGAGtggagcaggacagactagagctgGACACCGCCCGCCTCGCCCTCCACCAATCACTGCAAGAGTCCGAGCTGAGCAGGGTGGTAATGGAGGCGGAGCTTCAGAGTCTCCGGGCAGATAGAGTGAAGCTGCAGGACAAAGTCACTCAG TTGTGTGGCGAGGTGAGCTCTCTGGGGGCGGAGTTGGGCATGGCCCGGAGTGAGGAACAGAGGCAGGGCGTGGCCCTGGAGGAAATAGGGCGGGGCAGAGTGGAACTGGCTAGAGAGAGGGCGGGGCTGGTGGTCCAGCTGACtgcgtcagagagagagaacaccaacctgactgaggagctggccacaTTCAG GTCGGAGCGGGAGGCCCTGGAGACCAGCCTGTttgaggagcagcagcagctggtGCAGCTGGAGTCTGGCAGAGAGCAGCTGGAGACAGAGATCCAGAGCCTGCGTCTGCGCTGTGAGACAAACACTg CGGAGCTGAGGCGTGTGCGTGCTGATGGGGAGAATGCACTGgcacagagtgagagggagagagaggctctgAGCCAGGCCCTGAGCAGCAACCAGCAGGAGTTCCAGCAGGCCCTACGCACCACCATCACTGACCAccaggaggaggcagagagactgACCGCTGAGAAG GAGGCCCTGCGTCACAGTCTGGAGTCTGAACAGGAGGGGGCACTACGCCGAGTCAGACAGGAGGCCGAAGAGCAGCTCCTCAGAGCCGAGAGAGACCGGGAAGACCTGAGAGATGAAGTGAGGAGTCTGCAGCACGACAGAGACCAGAGTCTGctacaggcagagacagagaaacaacaG ATGCTGTCCCTGAAGGAAGCAGAGAAGGCTGTGCTGTCTGAGAGAGTGTCCATCCTGCTAGCAGAGCTGGGTACTGCAGCCCTGGAGCTGGACAGACTAGCCAGAGAGGCAGCTCATTACAAAGACCAGGAGAGG GCCTCAGTGGGAGCTCTGACCATTGAGTTACTGGAGCTTCGCTCTCAGCTGGAGGATGCTGACAGTGTTCATGATCGGGAGCTACACAGGCTGCAGGAGAACTGCACTGacctacagacacacacggacATTGCACTCAAAGAG TTGGAGGGGTGCAGAGCTTCTCTCTCAGCCAGTGAGGAGAGCCGAGACCAGGTGAGGCGGGACATGATGGAGATGGAAAGGCGCCTCAACCAAACCCGGGACACTGGAGAGGGGTACAGAAGGGACGGGGTGGAGCTACGGCGCACCCTCGGTGATGTCACCAAGGAGAGAGACACTCTCAGCCTATCAAATGCCCAactgagagagacactgagaaGTGCAGATACTGAAAGAATCAG tgtgaagCGTCAGTGTGAGGAGAAGGAGCAGCGGCTGGCTGTTCTGGAGGAGAGCCTGTCGTCTGCCCAGAGAGAGGTGGCTGAACTCCGCAGCTGTTTGAGAGAGGTCGAGAGGTCACGACTGGAGGCCCGGAGAGAGCTGCAGGAGATACGCAGACAG GTGAAGGTGCTTGATGGAGAGAAGGAACAGAAAGGGAAGGAGGTGGCTGAGCTGCAGACACGTCTCtccctggaggagcagagagaggaggagagagggagggcgatgTTCTCTCTCAAACAGAAGCTGGTCGAGGCTGACACAGCCATGACCTCCATCAAGAAAGAG ctGTCCATCCTCCAGAGGCGTCTGACAGAGTCAGAGTCAGGCTGTCGGGGTTGTGAGAGGGAGCTGACGGCCCAGCTGCAGGAGGCCCGGGGCTGTGAGAAGAAGCTCCAAGATGAGGCCAGGAACCTGTCCCTGCGGGCCCAGACAGCCCAGGACTCCCTCACCCTGTCCAGCCTGCAGCTCAGCGAGGCCCAGGGCCGCCTGGCAGCCACCGAGGCAGAGCTGGCCCGGTCCGAGGCCGGACGCAGGGAGCTGGAGTTCCGCCTGGGCAGCCTGCAGTCGGCGCTGACCCGTACACTGGGCATTGGAGTGGGAGGCCGGAGCAGTGCCAGCTGGGGCAGGAGCCCCAGGGGGAGCTCCCCAGCAGCATCCCACAGCAGCATCACACGTCACCGTAGCCTCTCGCCCCTACGCTGCTCACTGTCACCCCCTAAAG ATTTTGGAGGTTCGACCCCTGACAACACGTTGGGCTGCTCCAGGCAGATCTCCCCAGAACGGGGTGACACGCCCATGTCTCTGCCTGAGCTGGACCCTGAGACGCTGCGCTGCGGCCTCAGAGACTTCCTCCAGGAGCTCCGAGACTCTCGGAGAGACAGG GACGAGGCTCGCTGCCAGTTGGGGGCGCTACAGAGTGTGCTGGAGGAGATGACGGGGGAGAGAGACTCCGCCCAGAACCACCTTTCTCAGCTACACAACACACTGCAGGAGTGCCAGGAGG GTAAGCGGGGTGTTGACGGGCGTCTGAGCTCCACCCAGGCCATGCTccagcagcaggaggagacggtgaggaggggagagagggagaggagggcccTCACTGACAGAGTCAAGGTTCTGGAGAGAGCCCTGCAGACTGCAGAGACGgagaggaaacacacacag gacCAGTTGAGTAAGCAGCGTGCGGGCGAGGTGCGTCTGGAGGCTGAGCGGAGGAGACTCCAGGAGGCCCTGGAGACTGCCGAGGCCCGAGGGACCAGGGTGGAGCTGGGGAGACGCAGCCTGGAGGGGGAGCTGCATAGACTCAAACTGAGCCTCGGGGACAGGGAGGCTGAGAGCCAGGCCGCCCAGGAGCGCCATGACATACTACTCAAACAG GTGGCGGAGGGGGAGAGCCGTGTGACGTCGctccagagagaggtggaaaggcTGAGCCAAGCTCTGTCTAAAGTCCATGAAGGAGAGGCCTGTCTCAGAGAGAAGACCCAGAACCTTTCACAGAGCCTCCAGGAGGCCACGGCTGCCCACAGCGCCACCCAGGGGCGCCTGGTCGCACTGCAGAAGACCCTGGGGCTGGCCGAGCAGGACCGCAGGCATCTACAG GAACGAGTGGATGTAGCGCGGGCCTCCCTggcagaggggaagagaggcaTGGTGGTCCTCACTGAGCGAGTGCAGAGCCTTCAGACTGAGCTGACCCAGAGCGAGCTGAGACGAGGAGAGCTGGAGGCAGAGCTGGCCCACACACaggag accCTGCGTCAACGGTCCACCAGTCTGACAGAGGCCCAGTACAGTGCCCAGTCAGCCCAGGCAGAGAGAGCGGCTGCAGAGGAGAGGCTGCGGGGGCTGCAGAGGGCCGTGGCCGTGCTGGAGACCGAGAAGAAAGATGCGGAGAGACAGGCTGTCCGCCTGGAGAAGGACAAAAATGCATTGAGAAATACACTGGACAAG GTGGAGCGTCAGAAGCTGAAGACTGAGGAGGGTAGCATGCGTCTGTCTGCAGAGAAGGGCCTCCTGGATCGCTCCCTCACCACTGCCGAGCAGGAGCTGCAGAACGCACAGAGACAGATAGCACTGCTACAG GCCCAGCTGGCTGAGATGGAGCAGTCCCACAGTGAGAGTGAGAGCTCTGTCCTCCAGCATGATGAGGTGCTGCGTGAGGCAGAGAAGCTAAGGGTCACCCAGAGGGAGTTAGAAAGGATTCTGGCTGCCCGGGACAGAGCCCACCGCCACCGTGTCAAAGGCCTTGAGGAGCAG GTGTCCACTCTGAAGGAGCAGCTACAGCAGGAGATGAGTCGTAAACAACCCTCTCTACCCACCTCCCTCATATCTGGGGGGAACTGA